The Antedon mediterranea chromosome 11, ecAntMedi1.1, whole genome shotgun sequence genome window below encodes:
- the LOC140062077 gene encoding uncharacterized protein gives MLPKIHKTNSPGRPIVSACNAPTVVISEFLDGILKPIVQNLPTYIKDSKEAVVLFKDYTFSSASAYLFTMDVTALYTSIPIQDGLSAMRHFIELDNSIKYPASTILRLAELVLNTTAFNFNGKFFRQVSGISMGTKMGPNFACLFMGYFEQNVLRDYKGKKPDLFKRYIDDCVGVMSGTLDELNEFINFVNNFHPAIKFTHEISDKCVPFLDISLSIDKPGLSTSVHYKDTDAHTYLNYNSSHPPACKNAIPYSQLVRLRRLCSDDDDFNIKASEMIDFFNAREYPSDITVKSLRKVCQLTHEDTLQPTHNTNACDRIPLVLTYHPMNKKVINIVRDNFSILTEDK, from the coding sequence ATGTTACCTAAAATACACAAGACTAACAGTCCTGGTAGACCTATTGTTTCCGCTTGTAACGCGCCTACAGTTGTTATTAGCGAGTTCTTGGATGGAATCTTGAAGCCAATTGTACAAAATCTGCCAACCTACATCAAGGATAGCAAAGAAGCTGTAGTTTTGTTTAAAGATTATACATTTTCATCTGCGAGTGCTTATCTTTTTACAATGGATGTTACGGCCTTATACACATCAATTCCTATTCAAGATGGACTTAGCGCAATGAGACATTTTATTGAACTAgataattcaattaaatatcCCGCATCGACAATACTACGTCTCGCTGAACTTGTACTTAATACTACAGCCTTCAACTTCAATGGGAAGTTTTTTCGGCAAGTTTCTGGGATAAGCATGGGTACAAAAATGGGACCTAACTTTGCTTGCCTCTTTATGGGGTATTTTGAACAGAATGTGTTACGAGATTATAAGGGAAAGAAACCAGATTTATTCAAACGGTATATTGATGATTGTGTTGGTGTTATGTCGGGAACTTTAGATGAACTTAATGAGTTCATTAACTTTGTGAACAATTTTCATCCTGCTATAAAGTTTACTCATGAAATTTCTGACAAGTGTGTGCCTTTCCTTGATATTAGTTTATCTATTGATAAACCTGGTCTTTCTACATCCGTCCACTACAAAGATACTGACGCGCACACTTATCTAAATTACAACTCTTCGCATCCTCCAGCTTGTAAGAATGCTATACCGTATTCGCAACTTGTTAGACTTCGACGTTTATGTAGCGATGATGATGACTTTAACATCAAAGCATCTGAGATGATCGATTTTTTCAATGCACGCGAATATCCATCTGACATTACTGTGAAATCTCTAAGAAAAGTTTGCCAGTTAACGCACGAGGACACATTACAACCTACACATAATACAAATGCTTGTGACCGCATACCTCTAGTCCTCACGTATCATCCTATGAATAAGAAGGTTATTAACATTGTCCGCGATAACTTTTCAATTTTGACTGAAGATAAATAA